Proteins encoded in a region of the Trichosurus vulpecula isolate mTriVul1 chromosome 9, mTriVul1.pri, whole genome shotgun sequence genome:
- the TRH gene encoding thyrotropin releasing hormone, with translation MTHLWLLPLLLSLALSSISVNLGQPAAAEADSEERGRLEEILQRAEHLLLQSNLQKLEEERENDSELQAPQLDWLVKKQHPGKRFSEAFEKRQHPGKREEEDEVEEEDVGDGGAVVEVHRRQHPGKREEEAWEADSKQKRQHPGRRASWVKDSEGDISKRQHPGKRNLGPDSQGPAFPCSLRGSSHCGLLLELLGEISRGPGPEKRQHPGRRSLWGGEGADGEED, from the exons ATGACACACCTGTGGCTGCTGCCATTGCTCCTGTCTCTGGCTCTGTCCAGCATCTCTGTAAATCTTGGCCAGCCAGCTGCAGCAGAAGCGGACAGTGAGGAGCGGGGTCGCCTGGAAGAGATCTTGCAGAGGGCTGAGCACCTCCTTCTCCAGTCAAACCTGCAAAAactagaagaggaaagagagaacgACTCAG agTTGCAGGCCCCCCAGCTAGACTGGCTCGTGAAGAAGCAACACCCTGGGAAGAGATTCTCTGAGGCCTTTGAGAAGAGGCAGCACCCAggcaaaagggaggaagaagatgaggtaGAGGAGGAGGACGTGGGGGATGGAGGGGCCGTTGTGGAGGTCCACAGACGCCAGCACCCAGGCAAGCGTGAGGAGGAGGCCTGGGAGGCTGACAGCAAGCAGAAGAGGCAGCATCCGGGCCGGCGGGCCTCCTGGGTCAAGGACAGTGAAGGTGACATTTCCAAACGGCAGCACCCGGGCAAACGGAACCTGGGCCCGGACAGCCAaggccctgccttcccctgcaGCCTCCGGGGGTCCTCCCACTGTGGCCTCTTACTAGAGCTCTTGGGGGAGATCAGCAGGGGCCCGGGGCCTGAGAAGAGGCAGCACCCAGGGAGGAGGTCActctggggaggagagggagctgATGGGGAAGAGGACTAA